In the Homalodisca vitripennis isolate AUS2020 unplaced genomic scaffold, UT_GWSS_2.1 ScUCBcl_14592;HRSCAF=25458, whole genome shotgun sequence genome, ATTTTGGTCTAGACTCTTGTTCTAAAATCCACTGTCTTATTTACTATAAtcatgtttttaagtaaaatcacatgtttataaataaaaaaaatgtttatttttgcatttttaatgatttttttcatgACGTTCGGATAACCAGATGTTAGCATTTTATGCGTAGTTTCTATACACCTGGATAACAGGACATtcgcactaaaagggttaataaatgtagaaaaatcgctaaaatattatataataccaCATTTCGCTATAACTGTTTTCCATAGAAGAGTAAAATTATCACTTGGTTGacttattgatttaaaattataaacacattgcAAAgagtatgttttatttgtataaaaaaaatatataatatatttctttcattaacAGTAACTACTGATTCCTATTAATAAGATATACCATGATAGATATGGTCTTAATAAGTTTTATACTGATTTAATgctcaaaataaataatagtgttCCATAAAACAGtctatatacagtacatatacatTATAACCAACTCTTTAGTTTCTAACACAACCTTTTCAACTATGAAAATACAATTCCTGTTAggtatttataatgtataaaataaaaatcataactttaaaaagtgttactataattatttttacattgtttcttACTGTATGAAAATAGTATtacaatataggcctactaataatatttttacattagaaaATCTTCAGTAAATAAACTTCattccctaaatttaaaaaaactgacaaTAGTGAAACGATCTTTGTTTTACCCCACAAGAACTATGTATTCCAAGGTACTTTTACTTCCTCATTTTTTGTTGTAGAATAATTATGagatatctaattttaaagatgtGATTAATAAGCATCCATACTTTTGATTTGTTcttgttaaagaaaattaaacatctcTGATAAGTCTTTGACCAAGAATAAGGGTGCAACAgttgaattttaacattgatcTTGTGGGGTTAAAATCAAAACCGCTATATAATTCacattaataatactaaaccATACTTTAACTCTATATACATACAGCAGAAGTTATTTCCTGTTTTTCTTTAAGAGGCGTATATTTATTTGGTTAGTAATATGCTTCTTAATCACTTATCACACATGATACAAGAAAGATAGGATATTTATATCTAAAGACATCATTAATGTCAACTTCACCACTTTCTAACTTACAATCATATAGTATATTTacagataattatatttattctttttctgTACTGTACAATACTTGTTGAGAAAATCACATTATCTTTATGTAaactataatgtaaatataattcatacaaattattgagtattattttagaaattgattGTTATATTTTAGGTGCAACAAATGCAGtatggtttatattttaacaaataatttattctaaggTCACTTAATTTGATTTTGCACAGATTTGACAAAGGAAGATTTTACAATGCCTCTTCTGGGTtcatttattgtgtttaatgtaTGATATTGAAACCATTTCCTGTCCACTTTCAacaaatactgtcaaattattttaacaatggttTTGGGTTTGATGGataacaaaatcaataaacagtaatttatacagtacaattgttaaagaaacaatattataaactaatgtcttaataattaaataaatttgcactGTATACATGATTGTATTAAACAACCATGCACCATAGCAGAAGACCAATTTTTTGTTCCATTTGTTAAGTCAAgatactaaaacaaaaatgtgaTTGGCTAATCACTTCcttattgtaaaacaatttaaattcaaactataactgtttgttgttgttataaacaaaatgttcacaTATTACGAATCAGATTTTAACATTCGCttgattataataaatgttcttCACTTGACTTAGATTAACATAGTCCTGTCATATGCTActcaatatgaaattatttttttttaataaatgaatggcaaggtacaaacatttatttcaaaattcgaGATGGGGGATATACCTCTTTAAAGAGtacaattttatatgaaatgtttataaattgaattatgtgtgttgaaatactataaattaaatggAATGTTTATAAAACGCTTTCTagattatttcttatttcatcaGCTGAAGTCCATATGTAAACTTTGGCAGCAAGTTTACCCTGAAACGTGGAGTCTTTTAGTGAATTTTCTAATTGAAACCCTGCTCTGGGGAACACAAAGTCATTTTCTTTCAACTTGAGCGCAGGACACAAATCATTCTGTCCATCTCCCACGTACACTACAGCATCAAAACTTTCTCCCTCAGTTTGTCTCTCCTTCAGATAAGTTTCAAGAATGTAACCTTTACACAGATTTCGAGTGCTCAAATCACACCAGTTCTGATCCTGGTATGGTTGGATCGAGAGAAGACCTTTTTCATCAAAACTCGCCGGGTTTGTAAAAACATGTTTCACGCATTCTTGGAGGTTCTTATGTTGCAACCATTCTTCAATGAACACTGAATTTGAGTCTGATATGATGATTGTTTCATGCCCTTCCACTTTTAAACCACTTGAGGAGCTCCTGCATGTTTGGTGTGGGCGTCAAGTTGTGCATTGCTCCAAGGATCATTtctttctttactttatttttgtacaacaGTTTGAACACTTCAGCCATGTACTGGGTCCACCCACTTGTCTGATACAGTCTACGAACTTTCTCAGGTATCAAGTCTACATGGATCAGCTTACGAGCGACTATGTCACTATTCTCTTCTACCATAGTATGATCAAAGTCAAATGCCACAAGCAGACGTCGACgcaacatctgcaataaaaaaacaacctaaaaattaaaaaccattaaggaacattaaattaacatataGAGTGTTTGAAATGATTCTTTAgtcaatttgttttgaaaaaagcTGAATcataactttatgtttattttgtgataaGACTAGATGAGCAGCACTTTTATagcaaataatctttattttgtttgatatatgaCTTGAaagaatagaattaatttaaaagtaaattaatattacttatttttataaaagaattctACTAGTCTAGAAGCAGCCAACTTgccctggtttttcttgaaatcgatacaTAAATTTCCCCTAAGAATAAAATCAATTGTCACCCACACTAGTTTAGACGGAGgtagggtatcaaaagggttcaagaatatggaataatatttttttctgaaatcataTTTGGATACACATTTCTCCTACcttgacacatttaaaaccaactataagacatgaaaataaatgttaaatcagcgtcaactaaccatatacagaccctGAAGTACTGAATTTCAGTCTCTTTACTCTTTTCTGATgttggtataaatattatttatataattatctaaaCACATACTTACACTTAAAACTGAtgattataattatgttacgTTCATTAATCATCTGTTATGTGATACAATAATACATAGAAGTTCATCTCATTATCCCTGATTGTATTGCAAAGGAGCAATATAAACACAGactattttactgtttatttattttattagataacagataattaatcagtatttaaCATCATCCAATTACAAATTTTGAGCGAGTGGAGTGTAGCTTCTGATGAAATCATCCTTTTAAAGTCAGGTTTGAACTGTTCTatgtattctatttattattttacatttgacctagacttatattttaattttcaaaaacttcctTCATGGTCCATTTTCCCATGGTGGTAAAAAGAAGTGTAAAAAATACATCAAACTGATGGTGAATACATTCCCGAAAACTTTCATTATGTTATgccaaatatttaaaagattatttgatATATTGAAGGCTTTTGCCCAGTACTGCATAAACAATGTCTCCCAGACAACCCAGCTATAGTTTATGTAAGGAGAATGGTATGAGCTAGAACCACCAAATAAATTGCATACCCACTATTGTATAGCTGATACAATTAGTTTTATCTGGTTCAATTGAATGGGTGTACCTAAAATAGTCATAGgatgaaatttcaaaaaattcaaattgtaacATGGATCTAGTGATACATCACTCTAAAGCTTGTTTGAAgacaaacgttttaaaatttgttttacatctTTATTCGTTCCAAAATGGAAGCCAAAAATATTgtgcttttaattttttccatctTAAATTTGGGGTTCCTGTTAGTATTTGGTTCTGTTTAATACCCTACAAGGcaggattatttaaatttataggtaCAATTccctaactttttttaattttattaaaattactagctgttacccgcggcttcacatgCAATatttagaaccaaagtccttatattacttagtaaaagcaattatgatgtaatatgatgggagtcctataataatgttaaaatgtaagtaggcatacatcaggtagatattatttaagttcatggcaAGTAGTcacagagtttaacttaattattatatcatgtttggcacgtgtaggagcatttctggtcctaattaattatatacataacgtcacagctgaatctgccttgtcatcctgTTCAAGagaacacaaatctcggatcataCAGGTCTCAGAAACTTACTTCGGTTAAAAATCGTATATTtctagtccttgtcatatatttcaggtctaagatatttccagtaccattgtagagtttgccttgttgttctgatgaagaaaaaatatatatacttacgtaggacatagatgcctacttcggttaaaaagtgcctacttaagaccgtttaaattctactacgtcacagtttagcttgccatattgcctcaatcaaaatactatatacacatttgattatctagttctcggaaatctattttggtcaaaatcgtgttgacatagttgagtttgccttgtcctgatgaagaaaatacacacataagtaggactgaaaagcctattacaacCTAGGGGAACCTGCCTACTTTTTacgtactttcggtataagggggaaatccttattaaggttatgcaacattccaaaataatcgttattgaagttttgcgttacacttattatttggactgtagccagggaaagaatgaatcgttgaggcatgttagtattaatttttccataagccatagttaaaatgtaatatcataatgtcaaggaagaccaccagtttaaagtaacttatgtgaaaacattcataactttgttcattaaggttagttttataacagtatttaatgcattagatgattttaattcgtcactggtgcaatctggagtaaaatttgtatattaatgtttcatttactatctgcattacactaccgatcaagcactgtttacttattatttataaaattttaatgtaaacagatgtttcagattgatttgtcgaactatagctgtcaacagccgtttagtgccagtttaatttgaattatgaaacgtaaaaactacaattttttctgaattccaaaatattccaggtaacttttcttaactttgtcttcataaaaaccttccttggatttcaatggacattttacaaaaagaattaacggaattggtccagccgttatcgagattagcgcttaccaacacatttcgccattcatttttatttataagattctAATGTATAGGTAAGTAGTTGTTTTAACTCAAAGGCATTTTCAAAGTGACCAACTTTTACATCTAATGTTTTTCCACATTTCTAACCATTTAAAAATTGCTGCCAATAAGTGTTTTTTGTTTTCCCttaaaaataaacacagaaaACTCAAAACCATTTGAACTGGgaaattactacaaaataatttcaGACTGTCAATAGTGCtgatattcatgtaaaataatgGGTTGCTAACAACACAttagctaatattttaattaattcagaaaTGTTGCTTaggatttttcattatttaatgaagAACATCACATGCACGAATATGCTAAATATACACACAGGCACACcttcatacaaacaaaaatatttatacagaatttCGTAAAAAAGTTATGAGAGAATTTCTGATTTCTTACCATCACATCTTTTCTTGCTAAGTCTTACCTGATACACACCATTTTTACGAGTACGTTTTACATAGTACATAATCTGCTACAGTCACATTTAGAGATCTAACAGGCCAATACACTGGCCCTCCTCAACCTATCCTTTTTGGGGGAAACAGTTGATAAAGTATGTTTCTTACATTGTTGGAAAAATTCAAAAGTGTGTTATCTTGTATCAACCACATTCTTTGCCTTTCTTCTTGAAGAATATCTGGTGGTTTTCTTTCTGCATCCAGTGGGGGTTTTCTACAAACTATACCTTATATTGTGCCAGTTTACTTCACCATTGTTTCTAAATGAAGCCTCATCacataacacaacattttataaatatatgttcttCCAGAAGTCTTGTCTTCGCTAATTACAAAAAGTAACCCGTCACAAGAAATCCTGGTATTCAAACTTTAGGTGCAATGACATTCAATaggaatacaatttttcattctttaaaatCTTTCCTGGCAGACATACAACTTTTACTGAGTCAGAACTGAGCTACCTGATGGAGTCATGCGGGTTGCTGTTGAGGACAGCCGTAACATCCTGAGTTTTTCACCTCTAACTGGAAGagttaactgtttttttattatatccagGCTGTACATAGGCCGTATCTCTAATACAGTTAGCAAGTTTTAGCATTCTTTTAATAATGAGCCCATTTTGGATAATATAACTTGTACCCTTTAGCGGcagcataataattacaaaaacatcaatataatacTATTAACAGGTCAAATCCTTCTTCATtggaataaactattttcaatgaTAATACACACAGCATTATATGAACTATGAAACAAAcagaataacaaaataattaatacaaaaaagttcTAGTAAAAACCTATGAGCAGTTGTTACCGCCAAGTAATTTACCGATGACTAAAAATTGTTCAATGTCGACCAGcagattttacaaaattgaattgtaaaaactaGGGGCTCTGTGGTATAGCGGTATAATgcttacccggcaagtgagagacccgggttcgagtcctggaggagcaagtactttttgtgattcaatgtttattgaaaaattatatgtatactgttaaaatactaatattgcAAAACTAGCCTATgaagttaattaaagaaaataaacctgtttattttatctcagttaaaatataacatttgctTTACTGTACTTATACCAAATCTGAATACTTTTCAGGAATTTCCTGAACCATTTAACTAATAcctaatactgtaaataatatagtttatttacaacaataacataaaCAAACCAACAACCGACACAGCAACAAAACATCAATAATGACAagaattgaaaaatgtattagctTAAATCTTAATGACCGACATTACTGTCAAGAACAGGTTGAATATCAGAAAAATATTGTACCgtacttaatatattaattgactaatcgatttatttattttatttccaacagtATACCATTTTACAATGTGagagaaaaaagaaagaaaaaaaaaacttacaagatTGCTACCACTAGTTTTAAAGTTCATGCGTTCTGCACATTAACAGTGTGTGAATAtcttataaaatagaaaacagAAACTCCataattttatccaaattatagAATGAAAAGTATAAATACAGTATAGTAGGTGTATGTGTAATGTACAGGACCAAAAAAGGTCAAACGAACAAAAAGATCTCATGTATCACAGTTTTGAAgcagaatttagaaaaaacaacaataacattaaagtaaacaagaaaataacaagaataaactatatagtgcaataacaataatatacttgAAGTAGAAACCACATTTTGAGCAATTGATGTCATTATTCACTTCTAAATTCACCCACTATCAAATGCCATCATTACTATTGTTAATAaacttaagttttgttattgttactttattaagTAGCTATTTCACAATACATTTGAGACTTTCACTGTGAAATATATATACTGTGGAACTTATATAAAAACTGTCTACAGAGAGGCAGGCCCTCCAGGAAAGGAGGCTATACACACTTTACCTGGAAACAACAGGTAGGGAAATTAGGTCAATAACAGTGGTGGTGATGGCAATTGAAGGGTCGCGAAGCAAGAACAATCAGAGTCAATTTTTTCACGAAATCGAGTTTTCAGTGCCATTCGATAGCTTAATAGAAGTAGATTTCTTAATGCTATTACAAACGTGCAAAAACAAGTAGAGTCACTAAGTTTTTCAAAGGGAAAGATATAAGCTAACGGGCAAGAAACATCATAGTCCATGCGGGGCGGCGCACAATAACAATCAGAGTCAATGTCGCTCCCCTCCACCTCACTCTAACTCAGATTCAGTCAGGtgctttgttgttttgttttccaAAACATAACCCTACTTTAGTGGATGTGTGAATGTTGTGCGGACAAGTTTTCAAGATTGTtagattattttactgttagtaaacgCTATGTTGAGTGATATAAGTGGAAGTGAGGGGGAGGAAGGGACTCATGTTGGTTTACAAAAtgcaaagaaaaggaagaaaacggGGAAGATGAGCGACGTGATGAAAAAACTTCGTGCAACTACTCATGAGGTTGGTGATGATTGTCAATGTTCTCGTTACAAGTGTTTTCACGTTGTTTCACCGGAAAACCGACAACGTATCATCAATAACTTTTAAACGGACTAGGTGATTACAACGCACAAAATCAGTACTTGGGTGGTCTTATATCTGTTGTACCTGTTAAGCAGCGCCGCAACCGAAATTCCCAAGAAGAGGCTAATTTCAATCTTTCTTCTTATTGTTAACCGTGTTCGTGCATATGTAGATGAAAATTTACAGGACGTTACAGTTTGTTACAAAGCATTCATGTCATTACATGGCATTGGGAACAATCGCGTTCAAACCATAAAGAAACACCTTACTAGTTTTGGAGAGGTCAAGCCAGATGGGCGAGGTAAACATGCAAACAGATCTAATGCTCTGTCCGAAGAAACAAAAGCAAAAAAGCAAAAGTAATAAGTTTTCATTCAATCCCTAAAGGGTAGAAAATCACATTACTCTTTGAAGGACACATCAAAATTATACTTACCTGAAGAGCTCAATAAGTCTAAAATTGCATAGAAtgtacaatgaaacaaataaagataatactgttgggttcactacatttcgagacatttttgatagtaaattcaatatttcattcgGGTACCCAAGGAAATACTGTACATCTGTACCCAGGTACTGTACAACGGGTGCAGTACCTGTGATGTACTTAAAGCAGAAATTTCTGTTTTAGAAGAAGAAATCAATGGAGCGGAtgacaaaaaaaactaaagatacatTATCACAAAatctaacaaagaaacaaaaagaaaaagaaattcacCTGGCTAAAGgcacaaaattttattcaattaaaactaagtgCAGGAAGGAAgcaagaagaaaagaagaatttGAGGCCGTTACGATggactttcaaaaaaatttgccTACACCAAACATTACAACATCTGACGTATATTATCGACGCCCAGCTCAACTTTATATCATTCAATGTCCACGTGTTAAGTGACTCTACATCGTTTGTTTTACACATACGACGAAACCGTCGCCAAGAAGGGAGCAGATGATGTTTgtttcaatgcttgaacattttttttGATCAATGTACTAAGCTTGAATGTGCGACATCTTGTTCTGTTTTGCGACTCGTGTGCAGGACAGAACAAGAATTATACCGTCATACCGTCATAACGCTTTTTACATCACACAGTTGTGGACAAGGACCGTTTCCGATAGTGTGAAAGTTGTGTTCCCCATAAGAGGTCATTCGTATATGGAGGGAGACAAAGACATGAGCGTTGTAAACTCAAATCCTACACAGAGACACCAGATGACTGGAGGGATGTGCTCAGAAATTCGAGGGTGAAGACCTTCACCTTTCACAGTAATAAACTGTGGCACTGAGGTTAATTTTCAAACCTGGACGAAGTACTTTTCTGACAAGTACGTAAAAAAATATCCCATCCCAACGAGACCTATAAGAGTACTCAAGATTGACAAAAATGAACCAAGATTCATGCTGCACAAGTCTAACTACTTtggtagttatttaaaggctgtcTTAGTTCCTCCAgtgaaaaaaaagcaaaatttcaagaaatCCTAACAAAAACAACTCTCCAAAAGTGCTTAGTAAACAGTACAACGGACCAGTGCCTATTAAAGCGGCAAAAGTGAAAGAcctttttacacttaaaacagtttttgacacACCAGGAGTCAAAAGCTTTCTATGAAGCGTTAGTACCTGACAGTGAATGTTTAGAGGAAGCCTTGGACGCGCGAGTTTGCAGACGACCCACTCATTGATGAGGCCCAGTGACGGGGAAAACCAATCAAGGTCAtgactcttttttttaaatatttaaaacaaccttttattgtcgtgacttaaaaatgtttactatgtttggaataaactaaatactatttgtaacatgtttggatagtttatttttagctttagGACCTTTTTAATAGTAGGTAGGCgacgttaaactttaaaaactgttttctggcAAACTAGGTTCAGTTGACTCTGATTGTTCTTGCCCGCGACCCTTCAAATTGGATAATGTTTTAgacaaattactaaacaaaaaagaACTGAATTGCTTTGTATGTAGCAAAAGACATAACCTGGCAGGAGGAAAAAAGGCCACTTTTGCTCGTAAAACATGTAAGAAAGGACTTCACCcatagtttattatattgtttatcatTTCTCAACTGTTTGTTTTTTCTCAAGCTAGTTTTCCAAAAACTTGGTGTAGCTATAGGTctaggtatttttttattgtgtacttTTTAACTTAAGAACAGTTACAGATACAGTCTATGTCTAATACACTTCTTTTATAAAGTGCAACACAGCTTTTAGTGAAATGTGCCAAACCAAGATtcacaatatttcaaaaactatttttgaagataaaaatttaagtttttggtaggcttatatatttaaaactctataTGTGGAAGATTAAGAAATAACTAACTACAGAGTGGGGGATTTTTCACTGATCATATCTTTACAGTAAAGTGAAGAATTCGTCGTAaaatattacgtatttattttattgttttattttctttaagcatatttagtaaagtt is a window encoding:
- the LOC124375184 gene encoding LOW QUALITY PROTEIN: pyridoxal phosphate phosphatase PHOSPHO2-like (The sequence of the model RefSeq protein was modified relative to this genomic sequence to represent the inferred CDS: deleted 1 base in 1 codon) encodes the protein MLRRRLLVAFDFDHTMVEENSDIVARKLIHVDLIPEKVRRLYQTSGWTQYMAEVFKLLYKNKVKKEMILGAMHNLTPTPNMQELLKWFKSGRAETIIISDSNSVFIEEWLQHKNLQECVKHVFTNPASFDEKGLLSIQPYQDQNWCDLSTRNLCKGYILETYLKERQTEGESFDAVVYVGDGQNDLCPALKLKENDFVFPRAGFQLENSLKDSTFQGKLAAKVYIWTSADEIRNNLESVL